In the Syntrophorhabdaceae bacterium genome, one interval contains:
- a CDS encoding ATP-binding cassette domain-containing protein, translating to MEDALTLSAKVDSFAYPDGTLALFGINLTVKRGEFVAILGSNGSGKTTLLKVLDGLFKDFQGTVLLEGANMKKLSPRQIYRIMGLVFQSPDEQLFAATVFEDTAFGPTNMGYSEEEIALRVKGALAAVDMESYANKSIHALSFGQKKRVCIAGLLAMGHRVLLLDEPTAGLDPMGEYTMMKLLTKLNREQGVTVVMATHNVDFIPLFLDRLYILSRGRLVRGGTPEEVFTAPEDMAEVKLRLPQIAELIYRLKHEDKMPFERLPLTIGEARRQIVRLYA from the coding sequence ATGGAAGACGCTCTAACACTCAGCGCAAAGGTAGATTCCTTCGCATACCCTGACGGCACGTTAGCCCTTTTTGGAATCAATCTGACGGTGAAAAGAGGCGAGTTCGTGGCAATCCTCGGTTCCAACGGCTCCGGAAAGACCACCTTGCTCAAGGTGCTCGATGGCCTTTTCAAAGATTTCCAGGGCACGGTGCTTCTTGAAGGGGCGAATATGAAAAAGCTCTCGCCAAGGCAGATCTACAGGATCATGGGCCTCGTATTTCAGAGCCCGGACGAACAGCTCTTCGCCGCCACGGTCTTTGAAGACACCGCTTTCGGCCCCACAAATATGGGCTATTCTGAAGAGGAGATCGCTCTCCGCGTGAAAGGGGCCCTCGCAGCCGTTGACATGGAGTCCTATGCAAACAAGTCCATCCACGCGTTAAGTTTCGGACAGAAAAAACGGGTTTGTATCGCCGGACTTCTCGCAATGGGGCACAGGGTGTTACTCCTCGATGAACCTACGGCCGGATTAGACCCCATGGGGGAGTACACCATGATGAAGCTTTTGACAAAACTCAACAGAGAGCAGGGGGTAACTGTGGTCATGGCCACCCACAATGTTGATTTTATTCCCCTGTTTCTCGACAGACTTTATATTCTAAGCAGGGGACGACTGGTCAGGGGCGGGACCCCGGAAGAGGTGTTTACCGCACCTGAGGACATGGCAGAGGTGAAGCTCAGGCTTCCTCAGATTGCAGAATTGATCTACCGGCTGAAACACGAGGACAAAATGCCATTTGAAAGGCTGCCGCTCACCATCGGGGAGGCGCGGCGTCAGATTGTGAGGTTATATGCGTAA
- a CDS encoding cobyrinate a,c-diamide synthase, translating to MAGTHSGSGKTTLTLGLLAALKERGFAVQPFKAGPDFIDTGLHGAIVGRPSRNLDLWMCGEQYVRETFVKHTVDADIAVVEGVMGLYDGPLSTASLSRVLHLPVILVIDAYGLAESAGAIAHGFKDMGERDRQCNIAGVLFNRVASPEHYRRLRGSVSGLKVFGYVPRDPDFEIPERHLGLTVAEERPLSLQRQAKLAGTVLEHVDIDAIVNVARLQAPVRPAHTHADRKIAPPVGRIAFAYDRAFCFYYQDNLDLLREAGAEMVAFSPLDDAQVPQGSQAIYIGGGYPELYAEALSRNKAMRSFILEWAAGGKPLYAECGGLMYLSQGIHCDRGFVPMVGVFPFETEMKSRRSRLGYREITLKQDSLLGQTASRLRGHEFHYSEIRAADKLDRALAYEVKDGSGRPMVGEGYRFKNTLASYIHVHFGSNRGAAGHFAHFREDKG from the coding sequence ATGGCCGGTACCCACAGCGGCTCTGGCAAGACCACGCTCACGCTGGGGCTTCTTGCCGCGTTGAAAGAGAGAGGTTTTGCGGTACAGCCCTTCAAGGCGGGCCCCGATTTCATCGATACAGGTCTTCACGGGGCCATTGTGGGAAGGCCTTCGAGAAATCTTGACCTCTGGATGTGCGGCGAGCAGTACGTGAGAGAGACCTTCGTGAAGCATACAGTTGACGCTGACATAGCCGTGGTGGAAGGTGTCATGGGCCTCTACGACGGCCCCTTGAGTACGGCCTCGCTTTCACGCGTATTGCACCTTCCCGTAATTCTCGTTATCGACGCTTATGGGCTTGCTGAGAGCGCCGGTGCCATCGCTCACGGGTTTAAGGACATGGGAGAGCGTGACCGCCAATGCAATATCGCGGGCGTGCTTTTCAACCGGGTGGCCTCGCCCGAGCATTACCGGCGGTTAAGAGGGAGCGTGAGCGGCCTCAAGGTTTTCGGGTATGTCCCGAGAGACCCCGATTTCGAGATCCCCGAGAGGCACCTGGGGCTCACGGTCGCCGAAGAGCGCCCCTTGAGCCTTCAAAGACAAGCAAAACTCGCAGGCACGGTTCTCGAACATGTGGATATCGATGCCATTGTAAACGTCGCGCGACTCCAAGCCCCTGTGAGACCGGCCCATACCCACGCGGATAGAAAGATAGCGCCTCCCGTCGGCCGTATCGCCTTTGCCTACGACAGGGCCTTCTGCTTCTATTATCAAGACAACCTTGATCTTCTTCGGGAGGCAGGGGCAGAAATGGTAGCCTTTAGCCCGCTTGATGATGCGCAGGTCCCTCAGGGCTCACAGGCTATCTACATAGGGGGCGGCTATCCGGAGCTTTATGCGGAGGCGCTCTCACGGAATAAGGCTATGCGAAGCTTCATTCTGGAATGGGCAGCGGGCGGAAAGCCGCTTTACGCCGAATGTGGCGGGTTGATGTACCTGTCGCAGGGTATCCACTGCGATAGAGGTTTCGTGCCCATGGTCGGCGTATTCCCCTTTGAAACAGAGATGAAAAGCCGCAGATCCCGCCTCGGTTATCGGGAGATTACGCTAAAACAAGATTCACTTCTTGGCCAAACCGCCTCGCGCTTGCGTGGCCATGAGTTTCATTACTCGGAAATACGGGCCGCCGACAAGCTTGATCGGGCCCTGGCATACGAGGTAAAAGACGGCTCCGGACGCCCTATGGTCGGTGAGGGCTACCGCTTCAAGAACACCCTTGCGAGTTACATTCACGTCCATTTCGGTAGTAATCGCGGCGCAGCCGGGCATTTCGCACACTTCAGGGAGGATAAGGGATAG
- a CDS encoding cobyric acid synthase has protein sequence MAKALMIQGTGSGAGKSVIVAALCRIFRDQGLSVAPFKAQNMALNSFITAEGGEIGRAQALQAQAARIEPTVHMNPVLLKASGQMCSQVIIQGVARATMQAREYYGYKKEAWKAVKSSYRRLSDTHDLIILEGAGSPAEINLVENDIVNMAAARHAKAPVVLVGDIDRGGVFASLYGTVKLTGRDAKRIKAFIINKFRGDVDILRPGLKMIQDKTGRPVIGVLPYVTDMNLPEEDGLALTHKHAAKGAGDIRVVVVRLPFISNFTDFDPLSQEPDVELVYSFNPVDVENAHIVIVPGTKNTVQDLLYMRRTGLEQSIKRAYSKGIQIIGVCGGYQMLGTKISDLLGVESGHKEIAGMGLLNIETSFAALKTTCQVRGSLIKESWRIGAYGTYFTESELLLQAEQTLTGYEIHMGSSTGDINLFLLQRLARGACATVLDGSRNGNCWGTYIHGLFDNDAFRRGVLNHARRQYNLPALESQVNYALIHDQAIDNLTRMLRENVDMNFLLRMAGL, from the coding sequence GTGGCTAAAGCGCTCATGATACAGGGCACAGGGTCCGGCGCCGGAAAAAGCGTTATCGTGGCCGCACTCTGCAGGATCTTTAGGGACCAGGGCTTATCCGTCGCCCCTTTTAAGGCCCAGAACATGGCGCTCAATTCCTTTATTACGGCCGAAGGAGGAGAGATAGGCCGGGCGCAGGCGCTCCAGGCACAAGCGGCGCGCATTGAGCCCACGGTCCATATGAACCCTGTCCTGCTCAAAGCCTCCGGTCAGATGTGCTCGCAGGTAATCATACAGGGGGTGGCCCGGGCAACCATGCAGGCCAGGGAATATTACGGGTACAAGAAAGAGGCGTGGAAAGCAGTAAAATCGTCCTATAGAAGGCTCTCAGACACCCACGATCTTATCATCCTGGAAGGCGCCGGTAGCCCCGCGGAAATTAACCTTGTCGAGAACGACATTGTTAACATGGCGGCGGCCAGGCACGCGAAAGCCCCGGTAGTGCTCGTCGGCGATATCGACAGAGGTGGTGTCTTTGCTTCGCTGTACGGAACCGTTAAACTCACCGGCAGGGACGCAAAACGCATAAAAGCATTTATTATCAATAAATTCCGGGGGGATGTGGATATATTGAGGCCCGGACTCAAAATGATCCAAGACAAAACCGGAAGGCCCGTCATAGGGGTTCTGCCTTACGTGACAGACATGAATCTCCCTGAAGAGGATGGCCTTGCGCTGACTCACAAGCATGCGGCGAAAGGTGCAGGAGATATCCGGGTGGTAGTCGTGAGGCTCCCATTTATCTCCAATTTCACGGACTTCGACCCCCTGTCTCAGGAGCCGGACGTGGAACTCGTCTACTCCTTCAATCCGGTCGACGTGGAAAATGCTCATATCGTGATCGTGCCCGGGACCAAGAACACGGTTCAGGACCTGCTCTACATGAGGCGAACGGGCCTTGAACAGAGCATCAAGAGGGCCTATTCAAAGGGCATCCAGATTATCGGCGTCTGCGGCGGATATCAGATGCTCGGCACCAAGATTTCTGACCTTCTCGGCGTGGAGAGCGGCCATAAGGAGATCGCAGGCATGGGTCTTTTGAACATCGAAACCTCGTTTGCCGCGCTTAAAACAACCTGTCAGGTTCGAGGCTCCCTGATTAAGGAGAGCTGGCGGATAGGCGCTTACGGCACCTATTTTACCGAGTCGGAACTTCTGCTTCAGGCAGAGCAAACCCTCACGGGCTACGAAATCCACATGGGCTCAAGCACGGGAGACATTAACCTCTTCTTATTGCAAAGACTCGCCCGCGGAGCATGCGCGACCGTGCTCGATGGATCGAGAAACGGCAACTGTTGGGGTACATATATTCACGGTCTCTTCGACAACGACGCCTTCCGGAGGGGTGTACTCAACCACGCAAGAAGGCAATACAACTTGCCGGCCCTTGAGTCCCAGGTGAACTACGCTCTTATTCACGACCAGGCGATAGATAACCTGACGAGGATGCTCCGCGAGAATGTTGACATGAATTTTCTCTTGAGAATGGCAGGCCTATGA
- the cobO gene encoding cob(I)yrinic acid a,c-diamide adenosyltransferase, with product MRKGYIQVYTGNGKGKTTAALGLAFRAAGAGLKVFIGQFVKKKVCSEHRALARFADLITVKQYGTGFLSGESPPEAAVRAAMRGIREVRDLMVKGGHDVIILDELSVALHYKLLTLDSVIGIIDAKPPHVELVITGRYANDEVIKRADLVTEMSQIKHYYQANVKARKGIEY from the coding sequence ATGCGTAAAGGCTACATACAGGTGTATACGGGGAACGGTAAAGGAAAAACCACGGCGGCCCTGGGACTGGCTTTTCGGGCGGCAGGCGCCGGGCTTAAGGTCTTCATCGGCCAGTTTGTAAAAAAGAAAGTCTGCAGCGAACATCGCGCGCTTGCACGTTTTGCCGACCTTATTACCGTCAAGCAATACGGCACCGGATTCTTGAGCGGGGAAAGCCCGCCAGAGGCCGCTGTCAGGGCCGCTATGAGGGGGATTCGGGAGGTACGCGACCTTATGGTAAAGGGAGGGCACGATGTGATAATTCTTGACGAATTATCGGTGGCGCTCCACTATAAACTCCTCACGCTCGACTCTGTAATCGGTATAATAGATGCCAAACCGCCTCATGTGGAACTCGTGATCACGGGTCGATATGCCAACGACGAGGTCATCAAAAGAGCGGACCTCGTCACGGAGATGAGTCAGATAAAGCACTATTACCAGGCAAACGTCAAAGCACGTAAGGGCATAGAGTATTGA
- a CDS encoding cobalt-precorrin-5B (C(1))-methyltransferase → MKKDLRFGYTTGTCAAAAAAAALIALFTRRCPEEVEIGLPDGRRVALPLATCAYRERGPQGYASVIKDAGDDPDITNGAEIAATAAFSLLTPGDDPVGPTIRGGPGIGLVTKPGLCVSVGEPAINPVPRQMIERAVREVCAKHNDAHASSLEITISAPRGEELAARTLNRRLGILGGISILGTTGIVTPVSSLAWKATISSSLSVAHAVGVRQIVLSTGRASEKAHMRQFNLPEESYVMMGDYLEFALLNAARVPFHTIHLCAQWAKMLKIAQATPNTHVQHGAIDLKGTLDFLRGLGIAVGGPAEFNTAREIFHAIAASLSAPQGAFSRVCQAAQEYARSLTSGVPVVVHLVSYEGEVITSRE, encoded by the coding sequence TTGAAGAAAGATCTGCGCTTCGGATACACTACGGGTACTTGTGCGGCTGCGGCTGCGGCTGCGGCCTTAATCGCGCTTTTCACAAGAAGATGCCCTGAGGAGGTTGAGATAGGACTACCCGACGGGAGAAGGGTCGCCCTACCGCTCGCCACATGCGCTTATAGAGAACGCGGTCCTCAGGGCTACGCGTCGGTCATAAAGGACGCAGGGGACGACCCGGATATCACGAACGGCGCAGAAATCGCCGCAACCGCGGCGTTCTCTCTTTTAACCCCCGGCGACGATCCGGTCGGGCCTACGATCAGGGGCGGCCCGGGCATAGGCTTAGTCACAAAGCCAGGTCTTTGCGTCAGCGTGGGCGAGCCGGCCATTAATCCCGTGCCCCGGCAGATGATTGAAAGGGCTGTTCGCGAAGTTTGTGCAAAGCATAACGACGCTCACGCATCCTCCCTAGAAATCACCATTTCGGCCCCGCGCGGTGAAGAACTGGCCGCGAGGACCCTGAACAGACGTCTCGGCATATTGGGAGGAATATCCATTCTCGGTACCACGGGCATTGTCACCCCTGTTTCCTCGCTCGCCTGGAAGGCAACCATCTCTTCGTCCTTGAGCGTAGCGCATGCCGTGGGCGTCAGACAAATAGTTTTGTCTACGGGTCGGGCCTCGGAAAAAGCCCATATGAGGCAATTTAACCTCCCGGAGGAATCGTACGTAATGATGGGCGACTACCTCGAATTTGCCCTCCTCAATGCAGCCAGGGTACCTTTTCATACCATCCATCTCTGCGCGCAGTGGGCAAAAATGCTCAAAATTGCCCAGGCGACCCCCAATACCCATGTACAACATGGTGCCATAGATCTCAAGGGAACGCTTGATTTTTTGAGAGGTCTTGGCATTGCGGTAGGCGGCCCAGCGGAATTCAATACCGCCAGGGAGATCTTCCACGCGATTGCCGCCTCGTTAAGCGCCCCTCAGGGCGCCTTTTCAAGGGTTTGCCAGGCTGCCCAGGAATACGCCCGATCCTTGACTTCAGGGGTGCCCGTTGTGGTCCATCTCGTCTCATATGAAGGGGAGGTGATCACGAGCCGTGAATAG
- the cbiE gene encoding precorrin-6y C5,15-methyltransferase (decarboxylating) subunit CbiE produces MNRITVIGIGYKPLNKRTQEIMEGARVILATTRLLTVFQGYDLFDRVKEKVLVIDSVERTMEYLKTALSQESLLPVVVLASGDPMFSGIGSRIVRELGKEPVEVIPDLSSIQVAFSRIKEPWEEAFLVSLHGGPDPKKRRRLPYEIGHIPRLIRHHQRIAILTDRENNPQAIAATLPPDVLVYVFEKLGYDDERITQGTPREIAARIFADPNLVIIKRIGDSDSDQRIPFGLTETEISHSRGLITKDEVRAITLHALRLPARGIFWDIGAGSGSISIEAARLCPELTVYAIENEKEQADHIEANKMRFDAANVNVVRGLAPRALITLPRPDRVFIGGNRGKLNDIIDVVADTPAKIVVANAVTLKTLSAVLEGLEKKSFLTTVTGVSVWRTRVLAGAKQARALNPVFIVKGEKPV; encoded by the coding sequence GTGAATAGGATTACAGTGATCGGCATCGGCTACAAGCCTCTCAACAAAAGGACTCAGGAGATTATGGAGGGTGCCCGGGTTATCCTTGCGACGACCAGGCTTCTTACGGTTTTCCAAGGGTATGACCTGTTTGACAGGGTAAAAGAAAAGGTCCTCGTGATTGACAGCGTGGAGCGAACCATGGAGTATCTGAAAACGGCCCTCTCTCAGGAATCACTTTTGCCCGTTGTGGTTCTCGCCTCAGGAGATCCCATGTTTTCGGGTATCGGTAGCAGGATAGTCAGGGAATTGGGTAAGGAGCCTGTTGAAGTCATACCGGATTTGTCGAGCATTCAGGTTGCGTTCTCCCGGATAAAGGAGCCCTGGGAGGAGGCCTTTCTTGTGAGCCTGCACGGAGGGCCGGACCCTAAAAAGAGGCGCCGCCTGCCCTACGAGATAGGTCACATACCGCGCCTTATCCGCCACCATCAAAGGATAGCGATCCTCACCGACAGGGAAAATAACCCTCAAGCCATCGCGGCTACGCTACCCCCGGATGTGCTCGTCTATGTATTTGAAAAGCTCGGCTATGACGATGAAAGGATTACCCAAGGAACTCCTCGCGAGATTGCAGCCAGGATCTTCGCGGATCCCAATCTCGTGATTATAAAGAGGATCGGGGATAGCGATTCCGATCAAAGGATACCATTCGGATTGACAGAAACAGAAATTTCGCACTCGCGCGGACTCATCACCAAGGATGAAGTGCGTGCAATAACGCTTCACGCGTTGCGGCTTCCGGCAAGGGGTATATTCTGGGACATAGGAGCGGGCTCGGGATCCATATCAATAGAGGCGGCCCGACTCTGTCCGGAGCTCACCGTATATGCGATTGAAAACGAAAAAGAACAGGCTGACCATATTGAGGCAAACAAGATGCGCTTCGATGCGGCAAATGTGAACGTGGTCCGGGGCCTGGCGCCTCGCGCGCTTATCACGCTACCCCGACCTGACAGGGTTTTTATCGGAGGCAATAGGGGCAAACTCAACGATATCATTGATGTTGTCGCCGACACGCCGGCAAAGATCGTGGTCGCAAACGCGGTAACGTTGAAAACGCTCAGCGCGGTTCTAGAAGGACTTGAAAAAAAGAGCTTCCTTACCACAGTGACGGGTGTTTCTGTCTGGAGAACCAGGGTGCTTGCAGGCGCTAAGCAGGCGCGGGCGCTCAACCCGGTATTCATCGTCAAAGGGGAAAAGCCTGTATGA
- the cbiQ gene encoding cobalt ECF transporter T component CbiQ: MRPLSVKVNQDHPLCRMDVRVKMIAALILLAMVLSYKGFFFPIMVSITGAGVCIAMGVRIKPMLVRFSEPFFIVLVILVLKVFFAGNKMFFCFGIFGCTFTAHLDGLMEGLAIGSRIVGALAVVAVLSFSTPFNRFMAGLSWMRVPRGFIEVSLFAYRYIFMLLDDAYVIYNAQKNRLGYATIRRGLDSFGILSGSLVLKAFDHSQNIAVSMAQRGYDGNIPALRQKPFSIGEVLIALFVITVMGYVWKTL, from the coding sequence ATGAGACCTCTTTCCGTTAAGGTAAACCAGGATCATCCCCTTTGCAGGATGGATGTGCGGGTAAAGATGATCGCTGCGCTCATTCTTCTTGCCATGGTCTTAAGTTATAAAGGGTTTTTCTTTCCGATTATGGTTTCTATAACGGGCGCCGGCGTGTGCATAGCAATGGGCGTACGCATTAAGCCAATGCTAGTGAGGTTCTCCGAGCCGTTCTTCATCGTTCTCGTAATCCTCGTGCTGAAGGTCTTCTTCGCAGGAAACAAAATGTTCTTTTGTTTCGGCATCTTCGGTTGTACCTTCACGGCCCACCTCGACGGTCTCATGGAAGGACTGGCCATCGGTTCAAGGATCGTTGGTGCGCTCGCCGTGGTTGCGGTCTTGAGTTTCTCCACGCCGTTTAACCGGTTCATGGCCGGTCTTTCGTGGATGCGGGTTCCTCGTGGTTTCATCGAGGTCTCTCTTTTTGCCTACCGTTATATCTTTATGCTCCTGGATGACGCGTACGTCATCTACAACGCCCAGAAGAACAGGCTCGGCTACGCCACCATACGGCGGGGGCTCGATTCCTTCGGGATTTTATCGGGATCACTCGTGCTTAAGGCCTTCGATCACAGCCAAAATATAGCGGTCTCCATGGCACAGCGGGGATATGACGGTAACATACCGGCTTTGAGACAGAAGCCTTTCAGCATCGGAGAGGTACTTATCGCTTTGTTCGTGATCACGGTTATGGGGTATGTATGGAAGACGCTCTAA
- the cobI gene encoding precorrin-2 C(20)-methyltransferase — MNARLYAIGVGPGDPELLTLKALRILTAVPCICVPQSRAEGDSYALSIVERVVDLNTKQVITAHFPMIKTTGLGVKSEGKRQLKDRWQSAVRTIADMLDRGVDVAFITIGDPTIYSTFFYLYRGLIEVNPSLAVEIVPGVSSINAAASRAATPLCLGDERLAILPATYTKNIQETLEKFDTIVLMKVNTVFARVVRALDRAGLADKSFFISRAGMEDEKIIRRLYDVKKEDLSYFSLVVVKK, encoded by the coding sequence ATGAACGCTAGGTTATACGCTATCGGCGTCGGCCCCGGTGACCCCGAGCTTCTCACTTTGAAGGCCCTGCGCATCCTTACGGCCGTGCCATGCATTTGCGTGCCTCAGAGCAGGGCGGAAGGAGATAGCTATGCCCTCTCTATCGTGGAACGGGTCGTTGATCTTAACACGAAGCAGGTGATTACGGCCCACTTCCCCATGATCAAGACGACCGGGCTTGGGGTAAAAAGTGAGGGTAAGCGGCAACTCAAAGACAGGTGGCAAAGCGCGGTCAGGACCATCGCGGATATGCTTGATCGCGGGGTCGATGTAGCCTTTATCACGATCGGCGATCCTACTATCTACAGCACGTTCTTCTACCTCTACCGGGGCCTTATTGAGGTCAATCCCTCGCTCGCCGTGGAGATTGTCCCGGGCGTATCCTCTATAAATGCCGCCGCATCAAGAGCGGCGACACCGCTGTGCCTTGGGGACGAGCGCCTTGCCATACTTCCCGCAACCTACACGAAGAATATTCAAGAAACCCTTGAAAAATTCGATACGATCGTTCTCATGAAGGTAAACACGGTTTTCGCTCGCGTAGTTCGCGCCCTTGACCGGGCAGGGCTCGCCGACAAGTCCTTCTTCATCTCAAGGGCGGGCATGGAAGACGAAAAGATAATAAGGCGCCTGTACGATGTGAAAAAAGAGGATCTCAGTTATTTCAGTCTGGTGGTGGTAAAGAAATGA
- a CDS encoding precorrin-8X methylmutase, producing MEKIILVGHGSPRKDANNMELVGRLLHQAIHPGCSNNCVGAAYLQFAKPDIPQVIEEAVFSGAQKIVIHPYFLTSGMHVTKDIPAIVAEARQMYPDREFILTEPLGIHDKLVKLVVERISAAKGLSPAEIEKHSFEIISEETDLSGLPLEHKPIVERVIHATADFEFKTSLMFHAQAIAAGIAAIRAGKDILTDVEMVKTGINKKLLAPWGGKVICNIGSQPNPAHEAALTRAQMGIEAALTQMNNIGVVAIGNAPTALIKVIELVNKGGAGSDRPALVIGVPVGFVKALEAKTLLSAQQFPFITNISRKGGTAVAVAIVNALLRMAGENE from the coding sequence ATGGAAAAGATCATACTCGTCGGGCATGGCAGTCCACGAAAGGACGCAAACAACATGGAGCTTGTGGGCCGGCTTCTCCATCAGGCTATTCATCCGGGTTGCAGTAACAACTGTGTAGGGGCTGCATACCTCCAGTTCGCCAAGCCTGACATTCCTCAAGTCATAGAGGAGGCCGTCTTCAGCGGGGCCCAAAAGATCGTCATACACCCCTATTTTCTGACGAGCGGCATGCACGTCACCAAAGACATACCGGCCATCGTAGCGGAAGCGAGACAGATGTATCCTGACCGAGAATTCATCTTAACGGAGCCACTCGGCATCCACGACAAGCTCGTTAAGCTCGTGGTGGAAAGAATATCGGCGGCAAAAGGTCTCTCTCCCGCGGAAATTGAAAAGCATAGTTTCGAAATCATCTCGGAGGAGACAGACCTGAGTGGTCTCCCCTTGGAGCATAAACCGATCGTGGAGCGTGTGATCCACGCCACGGCCGATTTTGAATTCAAAACGTCGCTTATGTTTCACGCTCAGGCGATAGCTGCAGGGATAGCGGCCATACGGGCAGGCAAGGATATTCTCACCGATGTGGAAATGGTAAAGACCGGGATCAACAAGAAGCTTTTGGCGCCATGGGGTGGAAAAGTAATATGTAACATCGGTTCGCAACCGAACCCGGCGCATGAGGCGGCGCTCACCAGGGCACAGATGGGCATTGAGGCGGCGCTCACCCAAATGAACAATATTGGCGTTGTTGCCATCGGCAACGCGCCAACGGCCCTCATCAAAGTCATCGAGTTAGTCAATAAGGGCGGGGCGGGCAGCGACCGTCCTGCGCTCGTAATCGGCGTGCCTGTGGGTTTCGTAAAGGCCCTGGAAGCAAAAACGCTCCTTTCTGCGCAACAGTTTCCTTTCATCACGAACATAAGTAGAAAAGGCGGCACGGCTGTGGCTGTGGCGATTGTGAACGCCCTCTTAAGAATGGCCGGAGAAAACGAGTGA
- a CDS encoding energy-coupling factor ABC transporter permease — protein MKVSRTFCYTLLIAAGCLIPARAYAMHISEGILPMNWAALWSIIALPFVAWGLYDLKRRSSSDISFKPLVGLMAAVVFIISCMPVPVPVAGTCSHPCGTGCAAILLGPPLSILVATVALLIQALFLAHGGLSTLGANVVSMGIMGSLTGYACFKALKLLRINIIVAGFVAGVLADWATYLTTSFELASGIRGSSALTPLLLKIALAFVPTQLPLGMLEGAITAGMVGLLYKKRPDLLVRMRVLRAEEVDP, from the coding sequence GTGAAGGTTTCGAGAACGTTTTGTTATACCCTGCTCATTGCCGCGGGTTGCCTTATACCCGCGAGAGCCTATGCCATGCATATCTCCGAGGGCATACTCCCCATGAACTGGGCCGCCCTCTGGTCGATCATTGCCCTTCCCTTTGTGGCCTGGGGTCTTTATGACCTAAAGAGACGCTCAAGCTCCGATATCTCCTTCAAACCTCTGGTCGGCCTCATGGCAGCCGTGGTCTTCATCATCTCCTGTATGCCTGTGCCTGTGCCTGTGGCGGGGACGTGCTCCCACCCCTGCGGCACCGGATGTGCTGCCATTCTCCTTGGACCGCCCTTGAGCATTCTTGTAGCAACGGTGGCACTTCTCATTCAGGCCCTTTTTCTGGCCCATGGGGGATTGAGCACGCTCGGGGCAAATGTCGTGTCCATGGGGATCATGGGCTCTCTGACGGGTTATGCTTGCTTCAAGGCTCTTAAATTATTAAGAATAAATATCATCGTCGCCGGTTTTGTGGCAGGCGTTCTTGCAGACTGGGCCACATACCTTACGACGTCTTTCGAGCTCGCTTCAGGCATCCGGGGCAGCTCCGCGCTCACCCCCCTTCTCTTGAAGATCGCCCTCGCCTTCGTTCCCACCCAGCTTCCCCTGGGCATGCTTGAGGGGGCCATTACTGCGGGCATGGTCGGCCTTCTCTATAAGAAACGGCCTGATCTTTTGGTCAGGATGAGGGTCTTGAGGGCCGAGGAGGTGGATCCATGA